CCGAGAGCTGGCGCGGTACTTCGAGCCGCGACCCTGACCCTGAATCGCGGCCGCGAGAAAAGCGGGTGCGTCTTTTCGAACGAGGAACCGGAACTCAGTCCCCGAGGTCGATATCCAGTTCGTGCTCCTCGAGAACCTCTTCGAGGGCGGACTCGGCCTGCTCCCCGAACTCCGAGTCGGGTTCGATCGGCTCGCGGCCGTCGAAGGTCTCGTGGACGATGGCGACGCTGTCCGCGAGGACGTCCAGTCCGTAGCCGCCCTCGAGGATGAACGCGAAGGCGGCGTCGGTCTCGTCGGCCAGCGTCCGGAATCGGTCGGTCATCAGGGCGTAGGCCTCCGTCGAGAGCCGAATGCGCGAGATCGGATCGTGACGGTGGGCGTCGAAGCCGGCGCTGATCAGGAGCAGGTCGGGATCGTAGTCGGTCAGCGCGTGGCCGATCGGCCCCTCGACCGCCGCGAGATACTCGCGGTCGTCGGTGCCGGCCGGCATCGGAATATTCATCGTGGTTCCCTCGCCCGCTCCCTCGCCGGTCTCGTCGACGGCACCGGTGCCCGGATAGAGTCCCTGTTCGTGGAGCGAGACGAAGAAGACGTCGTCGCGGTCGTAGAAGATGTCCTGGGTCCCGTTGCCGTGGTGGACGTCCCAGTCGACGATCGCGACCCGATCGACGTCGTGCTCCTCGGAATCGAGGGCGTGCTGGGCGGCGACCGCGACGTTGTTGACGAAGCAAAACCCCATGGCGTCGTCGTAGACGGCGTGGTGGCCCGGCGGCCGGCCGATCGAGAACGGCGTCCGACGACCGGTCGCCCCCTCGAGGGCGGCCTCGACGGCCCAGCAGGCGAGCCCGGCGCTCTGGCAGACCGCGTCCCAGGTCTCCTCGACCGCGCTCGTGTCGGGGTCCCAGTTGCCACCCCCGTCGGCGCAGAACTCCCGGACGGACTCGAGGTACTCCCGCTCGTGGACGGCTGCCAGCCGGTCGAGATCGCAGGGGTCCGCCTCGACGTACTCGACGCCGTGTTTCTTCTTCAGTCGCTCCCGTATCGCGCGGAGCCGGTCCGGCGACTCTGGGTGGCGCGAACCGGGATCGTGTGCGAGACAAGTCTCGCTGTAACCAAACTGCATCTCACTCGAACAGCGAGAAGTACGTCTCGATGTCGTCGTTGGTGATCGTCCGGCGGTCGGCGTGGTGCGCGAGGATCGCGGCCGCCCGAGCGACGTTGTCCGCGTAGTCCTCGAGAATGTCGGCCAGCGCCACCCGGGCGTCCATCGAAACGCGATATCGGTCGTCGATTTCGAGTCTGGCGATGCGGTCGACGGGCGCGACCGGAAGCTCGAGGTCGTCCTTGTCGACGACCTGCTCGACGCCGAAATCCTGGGCCATCAGCGTCTTGCGCCCGTCGCGGGTCGCTTGCTCGGCGGCGTCGATCGCGAGCTCGCTCCCATGTTCTTGAATCCGCGTTGCGAGTTCCTTCGACGCGTCGGCACTCACCCGAAGATCGCCCGCGTTCCGCCGGATGATCGTGTCCACCGGGGCGAACGGGAGTTCGACGTTCATACCATGCTAGGCGGAGCAAAGTCCCTTAACGCTTTTCCTAGACGTCCGATGAGGTTGCTCGCGGCGTCAGAACACGTCGTTTGCCTCGAGGCGACCGTCCCGGACGATCCCGCGGGCGGTCACCTCCTCGCCGAGGCCGACGTCGGCGTCGGTCGCGACGCTCATCGTCGACTCGCCGTCGTCCAGAACGACCGGGTCGCCAGCCTGCACGACGACGCCGGTGAACTCGAGTTCCTCGCCGTCGGTCGGCTCGTCCGCTTCGACGCCGGCATCGGCGCCGCCGGCATCGTCGGACTCGTCGCTCGAGGCGGGGCTTCCCCCGGAGTCCGCCTCGCTCGGTCCGTCGTCGCCGGCGAACGCCGAGAGGCCGGCGTTCTCGTTACTCGGGTCGTCCGCGGCGCTCTCGCCGCCGGCGTTGCCGGAGTCGGACTCGAGGACCGTGATCGTCGACTGCCAGCCCGCGGAGGCCTCGAGGTCGTCCTGCCAGCCGTCCTGAATCTCGACGTCGCCGAGGGCGACCTCGTCGCCGGGTCCGACGTCGATATCGGCCTTGTCGCCCCACAGCGCGACGCGGATGTCGCCGGTCGCGTCCTGAACGCGAATGTTTCGAACCTGTCCCTCGGAGCCGTCGTCGCGGTCGAAGGTCCGCTTCGGGTCCGCGGAGCGGACGACGCCCGCGATGTCGACCGTCTGCTCGATCTCGAGGTCCTCGATCGGCGTGCTCTCGGGGACGTACTCGACCTCCTCGTCGACTTCCTCGACGGCGCCGCGGTTGCCGACGTGGAGTTCGAGGTTGCCGTCGCGTTCCTTGACGTAGCCGTCGATCACCTCGACGGTCTCGCCGGGGTCGAACTCGGTGGCGAGGTCGGCCTGCTCGTCCCACAGCGTGACGCGGATGCGGCCGGTCTCGTCGCCGAGGACGAGGTTCGATACCTTCCCTTCGGAGCCGTCGTCGCGGTCGAAGGTTCGGACGCTGTCGGTGTCTAAGACCAGCCCGACGAGGTTGACGTTCGAGAGGCCGAGCGAGAGCGCCTCGACGGTGTGAGTGTCCGAAACTTGGACGTCGATCTCCGTGTCCGGATCCGGTTCGACGTCGTCGACGCTGACCTCGACGCCGGAAAAGCCCTCCTTGGGACGCCCCTTGATTCGCAATACCTGGCCCTCCTCGAGTTCCTCGGTGGCGGCCTCGGCGTGCTCGTCCCAGAAGGCGGCCCGAACGGAGCCGGTCTCGTCGGCGACCTCGACGTTGACGACGCGGCCGTCCTCGTCCTCGCCGTCGCGTTCGAACGTCCGCACGTCACCGATCGAGAGCACTTTGGCGACGAACTTCGCCTCCTCCATGCCGGGTTCGATGTCGGCGATGCCGCCGACCTCGCTCTCGCCGATCTCGTGAGCGACGAGCATCGCCGCCGTCTCCTCGTCCGCGAGTCCGCCCATCTGCTCGACTTTCGCCTCGACGGCCTCGCGAAACTCCTCGAGAGAAACGTCGGCCTCGAGGTCTTCGTACACGCCCTCGATGTCGCTCATTCTATGTTCGTGCATGGGTAGGCCGCGCATAAGCGTTGTTCATTCGGCGTCCCGGCGCGGGTCGACAGCCGACGAGTACAGCGGTGCTACCGATTCGATCGAGCGATTTCGGTCGGTCCGACACGGCGGCCTCGGACCGTGTGTCGACGACATTCGAGCGGCAGGTCATAGCTCCCGTTGGACGCGCGATCGGATATAAACGTCAGCGTGGACAACGGGACGCTGGGCTATCGTTGTCCGATCTCGAGAGACGTCCGTTTACAAGCAGGTCGTGCGTGAAATTGTCGTGCGGGAGCCGGTCGCTTTCGAAAGTGCTTTAATGGTAACCCGGTTACGTAGAGATGAGTCCTGATAGGGTAGTGGACTATCCTCTTGGCTTGCGGAGCCAGGGACCGGAGTTCAAATCTCCGTCAGGACGCTCACTCCTTACGAGTGCTTCACGTTGTTCAGCACTCGCTACGTCGTTCGGTCCTGACGTGTCTCACGCTCGTTACACTCGCATGAGACTCCGTCAGGCCGTTTCTGCCGACACCAGCCGCTCGCTGCTCACGGCTTCGCCGTTCGCTTTTCGTGGCGCTAACGCGCCACGCGTCGCTCGCAGTTTAGTGTCGGGCGAAACTCGTATCCGGAGATTTGAGTAGACGAGTCGCAGTCCGAGAGCGAACGCAGTGAGCGATCCGGGAGCCTCAGCGTGTTTAAATGTTCGTCAGGACGCTTTTCTAAATGCGCACAGATTGGGGTATAAATTCGAGACGAATCGCCGAAGACTCACAGCGAGAGCGGCTCTGATTGCTCGAGGTGGCACTCGTACGTTTCCTCTGCCCACGCTCTGATTTCGGACGCGTCGGTCTCGACTAGCGCGCGGGGGATCCCGTCATCGTCCTCGACGCCGATCTGGACAACATCATCGAAGAGGCCGAGATAGTAGGTGAGTTTGCGGTCCGCCACGCGCATCGTACACGCCTCGTGGGCCCGAATCTCAGCGACCAGCTCCCGGTACTCGGGTTCGGACCGCAGCGTCGACTCGAGGGTCGCACTGTGGACGACCTCCTGGGACTGGTCGTGCTCGACGACGCGCTCGCGGGCGACCGTCAGCGCCGGCAATCCGATCGCCGGGAGCAGACACCGAAATCGGTCGGCGCGCTCCATCGCCTCGATGTGGCGGTTGACGGGCGCGTACGGGTCTGTCGAGTCCGAGACGACGACCGTCGCGTCGGCAAGCGCGCACACGTCGAACTCGAGTTCGTCGTCGGGAAACCACCGACAGAACGGGCGGATGCGCTCGACGAACGCCATCGTCTCGGTCGTCGACTCGAGTTCCTCGGCCACGACTTCCCCCAACGGTCGGATCTCGTACTCGCGAACGCGACAGCGGATCAGTTCCCGCTCCTCGAGCGCGTTGAGGTTCCGCTGGACTGTTACCCGCGAGGCGTCGGCCTCCTCGCGCAGTTCGGCCTTGGTCAGGCGGTCGGTCTCGCGGAGTCGCTGCAGGATAGCGACCCGAATCGGCGACTGAGTCAGGAAGTTCACGACGTCGACGGGTTCGGCGTCCGTCTCCCCGTGTGTGCTGTTCATCCCTCGCTCGTCCCACTCGCGACCGATTGAATCTAGGTGTCTGGTTCTCGCGAAAACTGATTAGAACGAAGACCGTTCCACCGTTGTAACCGCGAAACGAGGCGTGAGTGGTACGAAATCGGACACCCTACCGCGTCTCGCATCGGTCACGGAACCGAGCAGTTCGAACGCCGGACGGTCCGACCGGTGACGACGGACGAGGGACCGGATCCGCCGGCACGGTCGACTCGGCTCGAACATCGCGGCTGCGACCGCCGTTCAACGGGTGAAATAGTTCAGGGCCCGTCGAACCGACGCAGAATGAGTCTATGGTGAATGATAACAAACATCGCACTGGGTATGGACCGAAGAAAACTCCTGAAAGGCGCGGGCGCCCTCGGAGCGGCGCTCACCGGCCTCGGTGGCGCGTCGACCGCGGCGGGTCGACACAGGTACCCGTCGGTACGGATCATCAACACGAACGAACCGCTTCGAGGAGGCGAGTGGTTCCGCCTCACGGCACGGATCACGAATCACGGATCCGCGCGACTGCGCGGGAACGCACGGCTGATCGTCGGTAACGATCCGGATCAAGTCGATAGTCGGTACGTGTCCCTCGCGTCGAACCAGAGCACCACTGTGACGCTCGGCTACAGGACCTACCCGGTTCAGACGAGGGACGTGTTCCCGGTCCGGGTCAGGTGCGAGAACGAGTCCGATTCTCGGATCATCAGCGTCGCTCCGGCGCCGTGAGTCGGCCGCATTGACCCCGACGACCGTCCCGGTTCGATTCTTTCGTACGGCCGGACCGCGATGACGGTACCGATCTACCACTTCGGACACCGGAGTGTACCTGCACGCCTGGTACGGGGATTCGGCCGCGACGGCGATCGGCAGTGCCGGACTCGTCGGCGCGTCGATCGAGGGGTCATCCTCGGCATCGGGCTTTACCGGCTGCGACGACTGGCTGGACGCCCCCGCGGAGTATCCGGAGATCGACCTCACCAGCAGCAATCCGACGGCGCCGAACGTCGACGACCTCGAGGACGACCCGGTCGTCGTCTTCGTCCACGGCTGGCTCGGCCGCGAGACCAGCACCGATCAGGCCTACACCCTCGAGCAAGCGTTCGAGGAGGCCGAATACGACGGCCGCGTCGTCGCCACGTCGTGAGCTTCGGATACCCTCAACTACTGGAAGGCCGAGGGGACGACCGAGACGGCCGGGCGGCGCCTGGCATCGTGGCTGGCGACCGACCGCATCGACCTCGATGAGACGACGGTTCGACTGGTCGGGCACTCACTGGGCGGCCGGCTCTGTCTCGAGGCGCTGTCGGTACTGGGCGACGACGCGACCGTCGACAGCGTTGCGCTGGTCGGGGCGGCCGACGACGACAACTCGGTCTGTACGGACGGCGAATTCGCCTCCCGTATCGAAACCGGCGCCGACGCGGTCTTCAACTATCACTCCGAGAACGACGACAGCGTCTGTTACGGCTACGAGATTCAGTCGCTCTCGAGCGGACTGGGTTGTGGCGGTGCCGACTGCAGCGGCGGCTGGATCACGACGACAGCGGGACGACGCCGGACAACGACACCGACGTGGATGTGACCGACACCGTCGGCGACCACTGTGCGTATATCAAGCCGGCGGTCGGCTGCGTGCCGCAGATGGTCGAGGACTTCGAGTCCCAGTGACGTCCATGCGACAGCCGCTGTTTCTACGAGAGACGCGAGTAGTCAGTTCGGTACAACTGCGTACAGAAGGCGGCTCGAAAGAGATCCGGATGAAATCACGTGTTCCGCTATCGGGCGGAGACGCCGAATAGATTCGTTCCCTGGATTACGAAGAGTCCGACTCGCGCGGCCGCGGCGCTATTCTGCGAACCCGACTCGAGGATCGTCCGCGTTCGATCGTCCGTTGCTCGAACCGCGTCCCCGAACGGCCCGGAGAGGCGTATACAACGGCGAACGGGGTATCGTTTCAATTTTGCAACGATATGGTAGAGAGTTAATTATTGCTGTGTGGCTGTCAATAACAGAATACGAAATTATCATCTGCCCAATTGCGTCATGGCTGACAATCACGGAAATCAGGACGGACTGAAGCGAAGAGGCTACCTCAAAGGAATCGCAGCGACCGGACTCGGTGCCGGCGCCCTCGTAACGGGTACCGGCCGTTCACACGCGGACGCGGACGGCGCCCGCGACGCCGACGGCGACAGCGTGTATCTGGTCTTCGGAGCCGACTCGTCCGAAGCCGATCTCGACTCATGGGTCGAAGCGCACAAGGACGAGATCGCCGCGGAGTCCCAGGACTCGGCCGCGCAGGTCATCCAGTATCAGGACGTCTCCCAGCTCAACGTCTCCCAGCAGGGCAACGCCGTCAGCATCGCGATCGACGGCGGCGAGGCGACGGCGGCGCAGCAGGCCGACCAGAACAATACCAACACCCAGTCCGGGAGCGCCGAATCGGTAGCCGTCAAGGAGGAGACGACCGACTGGACGTTCACCGGCGTCGGGCAGGCGTACGTCATCTTTGCCGAGGAGACCGAGTGTCGGGAGTTCACCGGCTTGGTCGTCGGCGAGGACGCCTATCAGAGCGAGCAATCGGCCGAGGCGACGATCGATCAGAGCCAGGAGGTCGACCAGTACAACTACAACAGCCAGAACACCGCGGTCGCGCTCGCAGCGAACGGGAGCCGATCGCGGGCGTACCAGCGCAGTTCGCAGACGAACGAGAACTACCAGCACGCCGACGCCGTCGCGGCGAACATCGGCGACGGCGACCGTCAAGAGGCCGACGCGTCGGTCGAGCAATCCCAGACGGTCTCGCAGCTGAACGTCAGCGAACAGGGCGTCGCCATCGCGATCGCCGTCGGCAGCGGGAGCGTCGCGGAGGCGTTCCAGGTGAGTTCGCAGGGTAACCTGAACGAACAGGTCGCCGACGCCACCGCGATCGACTTCGATTCGAAATCCGTCGACGAAGTCACCGCCAGCGCCGACATGGTCGGCTCGGTTTCGGACGAGAAGCTGACCCGCTCGAAAGCCGGAGCGGAGCAGTCGAACGCACAGGCGGCGTCGGCCGACGTCACGCAGGTACAGAGCGTCGGGCAGGAGAACATCAACCTGCAGAACGCGGCCATCGCCGTCGGGATCGACGACAGTCAGGCGACAGCCCGACAGGAGAGTTACCAGGGGAACTTCAACGCGCAAGTCGCGTCGGCGGAGGCGCTGAACGTCGACAAATCCCACTGCAGCACGAATTCGGTGGTGACTGGGACGGACGAGAACGGCGACGAGTCGTGGGCGGTCGCCTACGAGACCGGGAACGGCGAGAGTTCCCAGCAAGTCGCCGAGGTCGACATCGACCAGTTACAGTTCGTCGAGCAGCTGAACGTCAACGAGCAGTTCGGCGCGGTCGCGTTCGCCAGGGACTGTGGCGACGCGGTGGCGGAGCAGCTGAACTACCAGGTGAACGAGAACGTGCAACTGACCGAAGCGCGCGCGACTAACGAAGGCACCGGCGACGACAAGAACGGAAAGAAGAAGAAAAAGAAGAACGGAGGCGAGAAGCAGCGCTGTTAAAAGAA
This genomic window from Haloterrigena salifodinae contains:
- a CDS encoding histone deacetylase family protein, which gives rise to MQFGYSETCLAHDPGSRHPESPDRLRAIRERLKKKHGVEYVEADPCDLDRLAAVHEREYLESVREFCADGGGNWDPDTSAVEETWDAVCQSAGLACWAVEAALEGATGRRTPFSIGRPPGHHAVYDDAMGFCFVNNVAVAAQHALDSEEHDVDRVAIVDWDVHHGNGTQDIFYDRDDVFFVSLHEQGLYPGTGAVDETGEGAGEGTTMNIPMPAGTDDREYLAAVEGPIGHALTDYDPDLLLISAGFDAHRHDPISRIRLSTEAYALMTDRFRTLADETDAAFAFILEGGYGLDVLADSVAIVHETFDGREPIEPDSEFGEQAESALEEVLEEHELDIDLGD
- a CDS encoding single-stranded DNA binding protein, giving the protein MSDIEGVYEDLEADVSLEEFREAVEAKVEQMGGLADEETAAMLVAHEIGESEVGGIADIEPGMEEAKFVAKVLSIGDVRTFERDGEDEDGRVVNVEVADETGSVRAAFWDEHAEAATEELEEGQVLRIKGRPKEGFSGVEVSVDDVEPDPDTEIDVQVSDTHTVEALSLGLSNVNLVGLVLDTDSVRTFDRDDGSEGKVSNLVLGDETGRIRVTLWDEQADLATEFDPGETVEVIDGYVKERDGNLELHVGNRGAVEEVDEEVEYVPESTPIEDLEIEQTVDIAGVVRSADPKRTFDRDDGSEGQVRNIRVQDATGDIRVALWGDKADIDVGPGDEVALGDVEIQDGWQDDLEASAGWQSTITVLESDSGNAGGESAADDPSNENAGLSAFAGDDGPSEADSGGSPASSDESDDAGGADAGVEADEPTDGEELEFTGVVVQAGDPVVLDDGESTMSVATDADVGLGEEVTARGIVRDGRLEANDVF
- a CDS encoding helix-turn-helix transcriptional regulator; amino-acid sequence: MNSTHGETDAEPVDVVNFLTQSPIRVAILQRLRETDRLTKAELREEADASRVTVQRNLNALEERELIRCRVREYEIRPLGEVVAEELESTTETMAFVERIRPFCRWFPDDELEFDVCALADATVVVSDSTDPYAPVNRHIEAMERADRFRCLLPAIGLPALTVARERVVEHDQSQEVVHSATLESTLRSEPEYRELVAEIRAHEACTMRVADRKLTYYLGLFDDVVQIGVEDDDGIPRALVETDASEIRAWAEETYECHLEQSEPLSL
- a CDS encoding histone family protein, which produces MNVELPFAPVDTIIRRNAGDLRVSADASKELATRIQEHGSELAIDAAEQATRDGRKTLMAQDFGVEQVVDKDDLELPVAPVDRIARLEIDDRYRVSMDARVALADILEDYADNVARAAAILAHHADRRTITNDDIETYFSLFE